CACTAAAAGAGGGTTGCCATAATGATGCAAACACTGACAAAcgtttttttttggcatcaacAGCTAAGTGGGTGACGATTATAGCCACTCGCAGGCATGTAGCTGCTCTGATTAAAATACCCACGGGACATTAAGAAGCATTCCATACATGCATATTAATTCAATTTCTACAGAGACAGAAATATTCTATGCTTGTTGACTTCAAGTTCTTGGACAAATCCACAAAGAATCAACTAACTGGCATGTATGCAGAAGTTTATACAGAGCCTGGCACATTCCTGCCGATCAAGACATTTCCATCATTTGGATCCTTGCACACTGCCACTTACGGGTACACGCTAAGTATAACATATAAGTAAGAAGTTGTTTCCAACCCGCCAGCTGTAGCAGCAGGCAGGCTATACCTCCTCTGTCACAACGATATGTCCTACAGACATAAATGTGTATTCTGTAACTAATTCCAATGTGCAGGATGTGTGTGGCAATTCAATCAGCCATGTGTCTTCTGTGATACTCTTGAAGAATTTTTGACCTAATGTGTGTGAGAGTATGTGTTATCCTCCAGTACCTAAGCAGGTCCATCAGTGATGCTTGTGAGAGATACAGGCCTGATAAGCAGTAGTATTACTCTAGTAATCCTCGTTAATCCTGACAGGCCGTGACCTTAGCACAAACCTGTAAGCTGTAGGAGGTACAAGTGTTGCAGAAGCAAAAACTTTCACAGCTCACAAATCACACAGATTAACAGATCTCCAAAAAATACTACATGCAAATCACAGTCATTAATAGTGTTCAACATCCCTGACTGGTTGGACCAGCCTGCATAGCAAAGTGATCGatgcattgatttttttttcccctggcaCTGCAGCCCAATTTAGAAACTCtattgacatttatttcaacaagAGGAAGTCAGCCGAGCTCATACTCGGCACGGAGTGGAGTCCCGGTCTCACAGGGAAAGCCTACTGTATATGGATTAACATAGTGATCACTGATAAGCTTACACATGGTGCTACAGAGTGTAACAATAATTACTATTGAGCAATGGTTGAATGTTTTTAAATTACTCACTAACACACTCACATGCAATCACAGACTCGAGCAGTGTTACCTCTACTGTGCACTTTGGCAGCAACTGAATGATGCTGCATATTATACAAATGAACCAGCCATGTGCTTTACACATGAGTAGACTGATTtaaggccccccccccccgaaagaTTATCCACATTCATTTAGGTTAATGAAAGCAAAGCAGCTGACATTGTTCTTCTAAGTCCCAAGCATTCCCTGCCCCCAACTCTTGAGAATGGGTCAGTCCCATAAAACTACTTTTAAGACAAGTCCCATAAAACTACTTTTCGAGGCAAGAAGCCCCTATGGCCTATGCCCCCTCCAGGTCACCAACTTTAGTGTCTAGTGCACTGGATTTATTTCAAAACTTGGACATCAGTAAGACATGAAGAACTTCTCCAAAACAGGTCCAGAGTGTTTTAGCCATGAATGTAATGCTTTGGACAGCTTTTACTGCCCAGATGTAAAGGGATGTTTCAGACAGGTCCAACTGAACCAGGTGTAAAACAGACAATAGTGTCCATTTGTGGTACAGTCAATGACACTTACTTCATTAGATCCATTCTCTTATCGCCCCTTCGTGATGATTTACTGAATTTCTTCATTAATATTtgattttttcttcttctgaatTTGATCGTTTTAATTAGAACTGTGTAATTAGCTGGCTTTTACCATGAATAACTGCAAACGCTTGTATGAAGTATCCACTTTAGACTTGTGAATAATTTGCTTCTCAGTGCAATCAATTTTCTCCAGTGTGATAATCTGTCTGCAGGGGCAGCgtgctgttctttttttaaaaaacaatgcaAAATACCAGGGAAATGTCGAGGCTTTCTAGATGGTGAATAATGAGTGGTATTACCTCGTAAAATGACACCTGAGCCTCTATCTCCAATGCAACAGACTTTAAGAGCCTCGAGGGCTTGAATGTTATTATTCAACACTGACTTCAAGGATTGAGGGGTGATAAATGCAGAACTGATTCACGTATAAATAATGCAGAaccatttaaagcactgacTTCTAATGTTTTGCAAAGACAGTTGGGCCAGAGATATGTTTCACTGGTCTACTTTTTTCAGTCAATAGCTAAGGTCAAAACATACTGTAAAAACATCAAAAGCATCTCTGACAAACACGAATGAGAAGGGAGGATGCTAAACTGGAGGAAAATAACCAGTGTTGTAGAATCTCGTCTTCTTAACACAGGGAACAACAGGCATCCATGGTGATGTGTGCCTCCATGCATCTACATTCTCATGGAAAAGAGTCAACAAAGCACAACAAGAGTGACTGCATATTGGTCATAGAGCAGAAGACTGCAGCAGCACGCTGTTGAAACCAGCTTTTGTCCAGCCGAAGACTGAGAAACTGCACGCAAAACAAACAGCAAGCCTCAAGCCTTTCCTTTCTGCACGCCAACAGTGGATTTCTGCGCACATCCCCGTCACCACCCAAGTCTCCTATCAAACAAAACACATGCATCTTTTGTCTGACTCTAGGACTCTGGTGGCAGGTGAGAGGAGGAACccatttcaaataaaatgtaagaaaaaaagaagtaattTCACCAGTAAATCTATACTTAAATCTCGGAAAGTGCTTATTTGGGGGTCATTACAGACGATTAAACCTCTCCACAGTGAGTtaacatgaaaaaaagagaCTCACTGCGCATGATatccaaaacataaacattttaaacaaagaaaACGCTGTTTTCAGTGCTTTTGCTGGCTACAGCAAGATTATGGGTTCCTAAAATCATTATGAAGCAGCGATCAAAAGGCATTAAGGTGCGCACGACTCACGCGCTCAAACAAAattgttttgaaaatgaaaaccaAAAGACAGAAATGTCCTGGACATTTGGTAAATCAAGTGTTACCGATATCTGTTATGGTCCAAGCGCAAACTAGTCCAAGATTCTGTGTATTTAGTGGGCAGGCCTGCAGAGGACGTTTGAGCTCTGCCTGCTCAGCACCTTACCTTGCTTCAGGCACTTTACACAGGAGCTGAAAGTAGTCTCTCAATCCATTGATGCTCTTCTTTTAGACTTTTCTCGCAGACCAAACTTAACGTTCCATTCCCTTCTCGTCAAGAAGAAATGCGACTGAAAGCCgtttcaggggaaaaaaagaggtgTGAAGGTGACTAATAAGGCGCAGGTAGTCACATTTTTCTATCTGGGTCCTTGCGTGGATCACCAGAAAATGAAATTAATCCAGGACATCCACGAGGATCCGACTTCTAGCGAACTTCTTCGCGTGTTTATAAAAATCCATTAACCCAAATCTCTTTATAATGAGTCCAACATCAGCTCATTTGAAGTCCATTTAAACTTTCCACGCAGTAGCTTTTTATGTCCGCAGTCTTCTTGGTCCAAACTTCCCAAAGGTGCCGTTAATCGTGAGTGGGTTTgtgatttacttaaaaaaaagtatgcaaAAACGGCGCCCAATCGATGCAGTGCGCACTTCTCATCAAAAAGGCGCAACATTCATCGGGAAAGAGAGTCACACTGCACGTTTTGTTGGTGCCCTTCTGTTGACGCCTTTCCCGTGGTGACCCTCCTCTCATTATCATCTTTCCCTCCTCCTACTACAGTCCCAGAGTAGAAACCCTGTAAAGTAACCCAGAGTGCACCCACATTATTTCCTGTTTCACCtttcaaaattaaacacaaacgACGAGCTGCAGCGCAAACAAAAACTACCTCACAAGCAAACACACGGACAATATTTCCAGGGATTTGCTAATTATTACAGACGGCCTCAATGCATTAAAGGTTTTAGTAATTTATGTAAACTACTGTGTCCTGCTATTCACATGTGAGGTTTGGTTTTACACCTTTTATTTCATACCTTCGCAATTCTGACCATTGGACAAAATAAACCACGAAAATCaatgaaaattaaaatacaacagccaccatcaccatcacttctactaataataatgataataataataataataataataataataataataattatggaCACTTTCACACATTTTATTAAATTGTGTAAACAGTTAAAAAGCACAAGagcaaaaattaaatgaatactGACTTATACTAATATTCTAAGTTCCAACTGGCATTCAGACACACTGGTTTTATCAAACCCAAATTAAACTAATCATAAGGAATCTGCAACATAAAAAAGTAAACTATCAAAACAGTGAAATTATGCACTGTGTCAAGCCtacttgtttctttcttttttgttatagCCTTCCACTTCTTTTAAACACTTCTGCCAGATAAGCACTAAAACTGTTTTGGGAAACATATTTGTCTAAACTCGCTTCACTGTATAGGATGCCCCCTTCAGACATCATGCAATTTGAAAAACTTTCTGTGTAACCTCACTCACAGCTCATCTGGTAAGATTCCTCTCTCCTTGATCCTTCACCTCCTCCAGGTGCATTCTTGGAGTTAAAACATCCTTCTAAATAACTGGAACAATTTACAGATCGCGATCGGGAGGATAGAAGACCAAGGAGAAGAGGGGGCTGAAATCAGACAAATGAGATGAGCCTAAGCTGTGGTGGGAACGTTGGAAGTGTGAGGGTCAAAAACTCTTACATTGAAGGTATCATACACTACTTCCGTTGATTGCCCACCTGCCTCTGCCTGACTTGATGGAGCTGGTACTTTAGCGCTTCGGTGGGAAAGACTGGTGACGATAACAAAAGGGAAACACGTTTGGTTCAGCATCCAGAAGACATCCAACAAAAGACATGTTGAGAAAAGATGTCTCCCAACGTCAACAAAACTTCTCCCTGATCTTAAGCAGAAGAAGGATGATGTTTTATAAGTCATGATCATTTTATCATCTAAAATTCACCGACTAGGATCTTTCCACCCACCACACCATGACAACCTCACCCCACTATAAACCATTTTCTACAAGCTAGTGATTACTATGAGCACAGTGAGCTGACATGATTCACTGTAAAGGTGGTCATTTTACAATTTAGTTGTATGTAGTAGGGAAAACGACATCTCATTAAGAGTATAAAACAGATTTCTcttttaaatataaaaacaaataaacttaaatgtcaaataaatgtGCATAATCCTCCCTGCCACACAAATCTTAAACTAACACTTTTACATTAGCTAAAGGCGAAGCTAGCATGAGAAGCTCTAATTTTGTTGTGCAGTAATTATTGTAAGCATTTTTTCTTATTGACTTCATCTATCCACAATGGAAACACATTGAAAACAACTTTTGGTGTCTATTTGAGTGTGAAGGTCTTGCATTTGAGACTTTTATCATGTTTGCATCTGGACTTTTGCAGACTTAGAAGAACTAtaatgttagcattagctatATGATTTCAATTGCTAATCCTGGCTACTGGCTAACTGAATAAAATAGTTTCTTTTTTCATTAATGATAGACATTGAAGGGTTTGAAAGAGGGCTCGAGGCTCAGTTTTTCAATATCTTACCTCAAACCCACTTCTTGTGATGTCCCGCTAAAATGAGCTGAATGTCAAAGTTAAGCTCTTATAATCATAATTTACTGTTTGGCCTTTGGTCCGTTGGGGTCTTCACCTTTACATTATGGTTTAAAGCAGCCAATCCAGAGCCAGATGAGCCACCACCAGGAGGAGACATTACCCCTGAAGCAAAGGACGCTGGTTTATGACAGAAAGTTGCATAAACATGAAGACTGCCTTGAGACCTAAGCACAAAAATACGCACAAATAAAACATGGTTATCTTGTGGCTTGACTTTGGTTTATTATTAGTCGCTCGCAATGATTCTGTGGCCAGGATAGAGAGCAGTGTAATCTCAACTTTGTGgttaaaacacttttacatCCCTGCGATATTGTACAAGGTGTTCAAATATTTTGCTGAGCCTGTTAAATTCAAAAGGATGTATTTGCGAGGACACAATGCAGTAATTCTGTTAGCTGTAGCTACCATTTAGAGGGGGAGGAGAAGGTTTTTGAGCTGATTTAAAGTACGTAATCTGATCTGGCTAATACCAGGTACTCTATGGTTGGTGTCTGATTAAGTCGGCACATTTAATagagagaaaaagcaagtaaCTCTGAATTATCCCCTCGGTAAGCAGTGGGTTGCCTGGTATCTGAAGGGATTATTGAAGTCCAACCTATACCAGCAATCCATTATAAATGTGTTGTTATGCTGCAATGCAAATTCAGGTAGTAGCCTTTCACGGATGTGCTGTCATAATACGCTAAAATTGATGTGTTGATAGCTGAGACTAGAGAGGGGAAAAAGGTTGGTCACCAGAATGTCAATGACAGTCTTAATTGCTTGTGTAGCTCCCTGTTTGACGATGTTTACTCTCACAGACCAGGTGCGCCATATGGAGATCAAAGGATTGGAACTAATCCCATTAAGTCCTCCAAGAAAGAACAAATCTGAGGAGTAAGAAGGCATTAACTGGAGGGTAAGGAAAACTGCACTGAACGGTGTAGGGATTATACTGTAATGAACGATATTAGTCTTGTATTTAATTTTGGTGATCAAACACATGATGACCCTCTACATAATGTATTATCAGCTGAAAGGTTTTATCGACCAGCTGACTGTGACATGGAGACCTTCGTTTAAGCCACGTAAGATTTTACATTCATCGTGTAACTTGGATGATTAAACATTGTTCAACAGCGAGGATAGATTACATAAATCATAAAAGAGGCATTACACAAATGTTAAATTATCAAATTAAAGTTTTATTAaatcaacaagaaaactaaATATATGTACATATCAAATACTATCTGTTAGTAATCTGGCATTAGCTTACTAAGCATAAAAACTTAAGAGCGGAACACTGATTtacaaaaaaacatcattatTTTTTAAGCTACTTTAAATCTAGTACAAGCAATAGAGAAATGCATCATCTGAGGCTGAGGCTTTGGTGTGGTTCAGTCATCAAAGTCTGGGATGTCATCGTAGGAATACCCTGGGTAGCCCTTGGATGCATAGTAAGCTATCCGTAGGTGGTAAATTCCAGGCAGGAAGACCAGGATCCCAATGATAAGGACAGGCACTGTTCGATCTGAGTGCTAACAGAAAGAAAACACTTATTAGGCAAAAAAAATAGTTTGTTTAAAGCAACACTATACAAACGATAATAAAAATTCAAAGGTAAATATATCTGCTTTGTTAAAGTACTCACAGTGACTCCAAAGTACCCAGCCAGAAGAAGAGCACCAATAATAATTAACAGAGAGCCGATTAAGAAGAGCACTACTGCAAGCGCTATGGCTTTGTATGGGACTTTAGGTGGACTCTTTTTGAACtgcagaagaagagaaacatttAATTAGAAACTTCACAACACTCCACAAAACACAAGGCCTTTTCTGTCTCAGACATGCATTATATAAAAGACATGGAGCTTTAAAAGTCACATGATGTGCTGTTTCATTATGCATATGACATGTATTGGTTATCTATACCAGTCGTTGCAACTGCTGTGATGAAAATTCACAAAACTGTAAAGATaacaaaggattaaaaaaagaaagtactgTGTGCTATTCTGCCTGTGAATACACTTGTATAATGTCTTCTGACACTCTGGAGGAGGTATACATGAGCATGAGAAAATAACACTGATGATATAATTAGGTTTTACTTATGTTGCATTCAATGCAACTCGAAAGTAGGATGTTAGGAGTCAGAATTAAAAAGTTACCATCAATTGtgcaaaaattaaaagaaaactcagctgcttcttttttttttttcacgaacaACAAAAGTTAATCAACAGGCATGTAAAAAACCTAACTGATGAAACAGAAGAAGTTAAAAGGCAtgaaaagcggaggacaaatctaccttcgggtataAATAAAAGTCACCTTTGAAAATGCATTCTGTAAAGCTTTACTGCATCTAGAGAGTAACTTCTGAGTTCACTGGTATAATCCACCTCTTGccaaaatcccccccccccccccaaaaaaaaaacagactcaaTTTGAAAGTaatgataaaaagaaagaagatctccatccatccatatctcATCATTTCTCAGTATAGGAACAAATATTACAAATGACTCATAAATTGCTTTAAAAGAAGAGGCAGCAGAGAACATGGTGACCTGGAGAACTCAGGTCAATTTCTTGAACAGTACTTTTGAGTTTAAGAGGATTGCACCAATTTCAAAGAATCCCATCTTTATCAGGACTGTTTTCCCCAAATATTCATttaattaatttctttatttctgaATCCAAATTTTCTGTTGACAAAATCCTTGTCAGATAAGCCAACATTCAGAGGCAAATTCCTTTAGCCTGGATTTAAGCTTAATAACACAATTTCAGTCCCAACGGACACTTTAAAGGGAaagatgaaaacattttgtcacgccatgggactcatgtttttagttttatgttacgtttttgtgtttcggttcatgtcttggttgagttttagtcttgccattggttttcccctcacttcccatgcctgTTAATTAGTCAATTCCCTCACCTGTCCAGTTTCACCAGCTGCACCtaatcactcactccctatttagtttccagtctcccctctcagtttgtcggttctttgtttctttcttgccCTTCATGCCATGGCATGTCCTgaccaagctaagtatttatttattccatgccatgaaagtcttttgtttgtttttcccagttatgttttttgaatccggctcagccgcgcttttagtttgaattttgttattgttattttttactttaataaaccaagctttctttttgaagtccgcatccgtgtcctaccttcacctTCCCCATCATCCCCAACCCCAAAACCTGACACATttatacaaaaagaaaacactccCTCAAATCTCTTAAATTGCTCAATTCACTCCTACAGGACCACAATTGTGTTGTTTAATCCCATACAAGCAAATCACAATAACATATTGCTATTAAACACATGCAGACAGCACTAAATACAAAAAAGGATTAAATTAATTTCTGACTTACATTCCCTCATAAGCAAATGTCTGAGCTCTTAAAAATGATCTCAAAATGATCAAAACTTATTTGTTGTCAATTAAGATGCTTAAGgggaaattaaacaaaagttGAATTATGGGCATTGTTGGCAGGGTGCGAGCCATTTTACAGGCTGTGAGGACATTTGACCTCTGCTACTTCattttaatttctgtttcaCATTTGCTCTCGCTTACTCATTataacaagaaaataaatactgGTAAATGACTAATAATACAAGGCATAAATTACACAGCAACAGCTGAGGATCACTGATTGAGGCTCATCTCTTCAAACCAAATCTCGCGTGTTTTTATTCGTAGCATTGTCCATCCTGTCTTACCTGTAAATCAATGTATCCGTCATCGTCAGTGGCTAACCTGGAGTACCTAACTTTGCTGTTAGGACAATCATGGGACACAATATTACGTGCAGGCATATTTCTCAGCTGCTTGGGAGCTTGTTAACTGGTTGTCACTGTTTCAGACGAAACACAGATAGCCTACAGAATATTTAACGACGCAACAAACATGCTCCACAGACCACTACTAAGCTACTCCTGCTAATATGAAGTAAAAAGGTCGAGGTGAAGTAAAGTAGTTCCAATCTCATAAAACAAGTTATGAGAAGAGCAGGGTATTATTTATCCAGAGTCTTCCGCGTTGTCGACACGCAGCAATTGGCTTTGCGCATGCGCAAACATAATTGCCCTCGCTGAATCTAGTTCTTTcacattatttcatttttaaatgtgctattgAAGACCAGAATATATTAAGGGAATCAAAAAgaataatatttttaaaattaattttgaGAAATCGTTTCACAAGTGATGTTAGCGAGATCCGATTTCAGCCACAAGGGGGCGCGGAAGAGTCGGAAATGACCGGGCCACTGCAAGCCGCTGAGTGACCCTTTGGTGTCAATATTCATCATCGTGTGCGGATGTTCATTTCCTAAGGACAGCTGTATAATCACACTTTGTTCTCAGAAGATAATGTTTCTGTCTAGCCTGCAGATTTTTATGCAATATCATGAAATAGAAGCTGAGATCCTCCTCCAAAGGCTGTTTTTAGCAACAGAAATGCAATTTTCTACATCACACACAATATTTGTTTCACACACTCAAAGGAAAATTTAACCAAACagtatatatagtatatatatatatatatatatatatatatatatatatatatatatatacacacgtaCGTATGTATGTTACGTGTTTGTGATCTCATGTATGCGAGAGGTGGTTTCAGTTCTTTTTATGTAGGTACAAAGCCATCCCTGCCAGGTATTGTCGTCTCACTGGTCATGCAGAGCAATAAATGGGTTCTGGGGACAACTGACCATGAAATAGGCAAAACACATGAAAGTAACAGCTGCAGATAATCACCCTGATATGAATAATTAAAACTGGACAGTTGTATGGACAAATATAGAGTCTCCTTTTGGCTGAGTGAGTCACAACTGATCATTAGTGCAGTAACTGACCTTGGCTACTAGTTGCCTTGTTGTGGTTTCCAGCTTTCCATCACAAAGCGGGTATAAGCATTAAAACCATTTAGTTGTGTTTTCCTATGCTGTTTCGCACTACTTGTTTTATCATATTTCACGGTGCACTTGCTAATAACTAAAGATgtacactttttaaaaaatatttacgTATATGTCTGAGGTTGGCAGcactgacttttttttgtaGGCAACTCTTTGTATTAGAGGGATTAAGCATATGTATTTACTTTTTTAGGTGCCACTTACAAACGTGTCAGtatcaaaaactgcagtggaCAAACACAATGTCATTTATGAGCAATATATGCCCGCTTAAACAATTGATTGTGCAGAGATTTTGCATGACCATGTTGCTATCTTCATTATTAATAACAAAATCAGAGGTAAGGTTTCCCCTTTGCTTTATTAATAATGTGATTTTCATGCTCTGTGGCTGCATGTAAAGCTTCGTGCTTAATGCCAATAAAATtcatcttgaatcttgaatgtTTGCTCTTCTCTTTAGTGCACACCCATGCTGTACCAACTGTTACAAATTTCTTTGTGCCCTAAATGTCTCTCGCCTTATCTTTTCTGCCTCCTCACTTGTTGTGTTCAATACCTACATTCAAGGTCACTGCATGAGCCGTTTACCTCCACTCAGTCTAAATTTAGAAACATGGCATTTAATTTGTCTGCAAGACTGGATGCATTTGCAATTATTTTGCATTCATAAATTCAGAATGAATGGGCTCTGAATGGGTCCACTGATGGAATAATTTATCTGTAAGCAAAGATGGgcccttttctgtctcttttcagACAATTTTTCATCTTTTGACTAGATGTCCTGGGTGTCTCTGACTAATATACACGCGGGCTTCACGATTTCAAACAAAGTTTCTTGTAAAATCCTTAACTATATTGCTGCCCCAGAAATATCTGGAATTGTGATTGATTAATCAGATGATTGGCACCAGTCAGAGCGGGACAGACTGTGTTGTCATGTTAGATCATCCCTGCCATGATGCCTGCACAGAAAAGCATTAAAGAAGCTGAGCACCCTCAAGGTGAGTGTGCTGTACATCTGTgtttgtgcatctgtgtgttAAGACGACAGCAGCATTTGCCCCCTTACAAGCCCTCACTATGACACTAAAGGGTAAAAGTGCAGCATTTAGGCCATAATTAGAGCTCTGTTCATAGTGGAGTTAATTGGGTCTGTCGTCATTACAGCAACTGCAGATAGAAGCATGCCCAGAGCCTGATAAAAGCCTCAAGCATTATACCACTTGAACATCATACAGTCTCTCTGTGACTCAGCCTT
This Odontesthes bonariensis isolate fOdoBon6 chromosome 6, fOdoBon6.hap1, whole genome shotgun sequence DNA region includes the following protein-coding sequences:
- the tmem230b gene encoding transmembrane protein 230b, yielding MPARNIVSHDCPNSKVRYSRLATDDDGYIDLQFKKSPPKVPYKAIALAVVLFLIGSLLIIIGALLLAGYFGVTHSDRTVPVLIIGILVFLPGIYHLRIAYYASKGYPGYSYDDIPDFDD